The Euphorbia lathyris chromosome 2, ddEupLath1.1, whole genome shotgun sequence genome includes a window with the following:
- the LOC136219570 gene encoding pentatricopeptide repeat-containing protein At2g13600-like, which yields MAMPTQLFAPSQACPLLHCLPLERPAQAPEHLHLPQSISGSTLSLLYSSKPINSSLYASILDSCKFPNLARQIHSHTIKTGFHAHEFVQTKLLQMYARCGCLDYADFMFEKMPLRNLYSWLAILNANLDHGLFEEASTLFQELQFEDIGLEFFVFPVVFNICSCLSSLELGRQLHGMVIKTQFFSNIYVGNALIDMYGKCGSLDDAKKVLTMMPQTDCVSWNSVITASAANGLVHEALDSLEKMKISNNLRPNHVSWSAVIGGFAQNGYDKEAIELLSRMQAEGIEPNARTIASVLPACARLQKLSRAKEFHGYIMRRGFMSNPFVVNGLVDVYRRCGDMANAFQIFSKFQLKNGVAYNTMIVGYCESGDVWKARELFDQMELSGLKRDVISWNSMISGYVDNFMFYEAMDLFQELLNNGVEPDSYTLGSILTVCADMASLKLGKEIHSYALVMGLQSNTFVGGALVEMYTKRQDIWAAQMAFNEVLEKDTPTWNVLISGYARSNQPGRVESLLDEMREEGCEPNTYTWNGILAGYVENGQLDLAMQLFCEMQSAKLRPDIYTVGIILPACSRLATLERGKQLHAHSVRCYYDSDVHIGTALVDMYSKCGSIKYALSAYNRISNHNLVCHNAMLTAYAMHGLGEDGIALFQRILATGLKPDHVTFLSVLSSCVHAGSLETGLEVFNLMGSYGVKPALKHYTSMVDLLSRSGKLYEAYELIKKMPMTPDSILWSAFLGGCVIHGNVELGQIAAERLIELEPENTGNYVLLGNLYAHAKRWSNLARIRQIMKGRGLQKSPGCSWIEDRGEIHAFVACDKTHKRKDEIFATINSLIFHMKTGNGAPV from the coding sequence ATGGCCATGCCCACGCAGCTTTTTGCACCATCACAGGCCTGTCCATTACTTCATTGCCTTCCACTTGAAAGACCAGCACAAGCTCCTGAGCACCTGCATCTTCCTCAGTCAATTTCCGGCTCCACTTTATCTCTTCTATACAGTAGCAAACCAATCAATTCCAGTCTTTATGCTTCAATTCTCGATTCCTGTAAGTTCCCAAACTTGGCAAGACAGATTCATTCTCACACCATCAAGACCGGGTTTCATGCTCATGAGTTTGTGCAGACTAAGTTACTTCAAATGTATGCTAGGTGTGGTTGTTTGGACTATGCAGACTTTATGTTTGAAAAAATGCCGCTTAGGAACTTATATTCATGGTTGGCCATTCTCAATGCAAATTTGGATCATGGACTCTTTGAGGAAGCTTCTACACTCTTCCAAGAATTACAATTTGAAGATATTGGACTTGAATTCTTTGTGTTTCCAGTAGTGTTCAATATATGTAGTTGTCTTAGTAGTCTAGAACTAGGAAGACAATTACATGGCATGGTGATAAAGACTCAGTTTTTTTCAAATATCTATGTGGGTAATGCCTTGATAGATATGTATGGTAAATGTGGAAGCTTAGATGATGCCAAGAAAGTTTTAACAATGATGCCCCAGACCGACTGCGTGTCATGGAATTCTGTTATTACTGCTAGTGCTGCTAATGGTTTGGTTCATGAGGCATTGGATTCTCTCgagaaaatgaaaatttcaaaTAATTTAAGGCCGAATCATGTTTCTTGGAGTGCTGTTATTGGAGGATTTGCACAGAATGGTTATGACAAAGAAGCCATAGAGCTACTGTCTAGAATGCAAGCAGAAGGAATTGAACCTAATGCACGAACTATTGCGAGTGTTCTTCCTGCCTGTGCTAGACTACAAAAGCTTAGCCGTGCTAAAGAATTTCATGGCTATATCATGAGACGTGGATTTATGTCTAACCCTTTTGTTGTGAATGGATTAGTTGATGTGTATCGCAGGTGTGGTGATATGGCTAACGCATTTCAGATATTTTCAAAGTTTCAACTGAAAAATGGAGTTGCATATAATACAATGATTGTTGGTTATTGTGAAAGTGGTGATGTCTGGAAGGCAAGGGAACTCTTTGATCAAATGGAGCTTTCAGGGTTAAAAAGAGATGTAATTTCATGGAACTCAATGATTTCTGGATATGTGGATAACTTTATGTTTTATGAAGCTATGGATTTGTTTCAAGAGTTGCTAAACAATGGTGTTGAACCAGATTCTTATACTTTAGGTAGTATTTTGACTGTCTGTGCTGATATGGCTTCATTGAAACTAGGAAAGGAGATACATTCTTATGCCCTTGTTATGGGCTTGCAATCTAATACATTTGTTGGTGGAGCTTTGGTAGAAATGTACACTAAACGCCAGGATATCTGGGCTGCTCAGATGGCATTCAATGAGGTGCTTGAGAAGGATACACCAACCTGGAACGTTCTGATTTCTGGCTATGCTCGCAGCAATCAGCCAGGAAGAGTTGAAAGTCTGCTTGACGAGATGAGAGAAGAAGGTTGTGAACCAAATACATATACATGGAATGGCATTCTTGCAGGTTATGTGGAAAATGGCCAGTTAGACCTAGCAATGCAGTTGTTCTGTGAAATGCAGTCTGCAAAGTTGAGGCCCGACATTTACACTGTTGGAATTATTCTACCTGCTTGCTCAAGGTTAGCCACACTTGAGCGGGGGAAGCAGCTTCATGCACACTCAGTTAGATGTTATTATGACTCCGATGTCCATATAGGAACAGCCCTTGTAGATATGTACTCAAAATGTGGAAGTATAAAGTATGCTCTCTCAGCCTATAACAGGATATCAAACCATAATTTGGTGTGCCACAATGCCATGCTTACTGCATACGCCATGCATGGACTTGGGGAAGATGGAATTGCTCTATTTCAAAGAATATTGGCCACCGGTTTAAAACCAGACCATGTGACTTTTCTATCTGTTCTTTCTTCATGTGTTCATGCTGGATCCTTGGAGACAGGCCTAGAGGTTTTTAATTTAATGGGATCTTATGGTGTCAAACCTGCATTAAAGCACTATACTTCAATGGTTGATCTCCTAAGCCGTTCAGGGAAGCTTTATGAAGCATATGAACTTATTAAAAAGATGCCCATGACCCCTGATTCGATTTTGTGGAGTGCTTTTCTTGGAGGCTGTGTTATTCATGGTAATGTTGAGCTGGGGCAAATCGCAGCAGAGAGGCTCATTGAATTAGAACCGGAGAATACTGGGAATTATGTTCtattaggcaatttatatgctcaTGCAAAGAGATGGTCTAACCTTGCAAGAATACGTCAGATCATGAAGGGAAGAGGATTACAAAAGAGCCCTGGATGCAGTTGGATTGAGGACAGGGGTGAAATACATGCTTTTGTTGCATGTGATAAAACTCACAAGAGAAAAGACGAGATTTTTGCCACTATAAATAGCCTGATCTTTCACATGAAAACTGGAAACGGAGCTCCAGTATGA
- the LOC136219572 gene encoding protein yippee-like At4g27745 yields the protein MAELVGPGLYSCCNCRNHVCLHDDIISKAFQGRHGRGFLFSHAMNIQVGSKEDRHLMTGLHTVADIYCADCHQVLGWKYERAYEASQKYKEGKFIFEKSKIVKDNNW from the exons ATGGCGGAATTGGTGGGTCCTGGTTTATACAGCTGTTGTAATTGTCGAAACCATGTTTGTCTTCATGATGATATAATTTCCAAGGCTTTTCAG GGAAGACATGGTCGAGGGTTTCTATTCTCACATGCAATGAACATACAAGTAGGGAGTAAAGAAGACAGGCATCTAATGACAGGTCTACATACTGTGGCTGATATATATTGTGCTGATTGTCATCAGGTTTTGGGTTGGAAGTATGAACGTGCTTATGAGGCTTCTCAGAAGTACAAGGAAGGTAAATTCATCTTTGAGAAGTCTAAGATTGTTAAGGATAATAATTGGTAG
- the LOC136219573 gene encoding protein yippee-like At4g27740 codes for MAPSPSPDDYPLYSCLNCRNPIAFQSDLISKGYKAKSGQAYMFSHVMSVVLGRKEERQLITGKYSIASIYCSSCGEELGWKYIYAFDPKQRYKEGHFVVEKLKLFEE; via the exons ATGGCTCCATCACCATCTCCTGATGATTATCCTTTATACAGCTGCCTAAATTGCAGAAATCCTATTGCTTTTCAAAGTGATCTTATTTCTAAAGGATATAAG GCAAAATCAGGGCAAGCTTATATGTTCAGTCATGTGATGAGTGTTGTGTTGGGAAGAAAAGAAGAGAGACAGCTGATTACTGGTAAGTACAGCATAGCTAGTATATACTGCAGCAGTTGTGGTGAAGAATTGGGTTggaaatatatatatgcttTTGATCCTAAACAAAGGTATAAAGAAGGTCACTTTGTTGTTGAGAAGTTGAAGCTTTTTGAGGAATAA